Below is a genomic region from Actinomadura sp. NAK00032.
ACCGCACGACCGGCACCCGGCCGGTGACCCACAGCGCGCTCGCCAGGCCGTCCTCCTCGGCGAGGACGGACACCGCCTGCGGGAGGTCGGCCTCGATCGTCTCGCCGCCGCGCCGCAGGGCGTAGCTGTAGGAGCCGGACGGGCAGTGGTCGATCCGCCCCATGATCTCCGCGCGGACGTCGCTGTCGGCGGTGTCGGCGAGCATCTCGGCGATCGGCCGGGTGCGGCCGATGCAGAACGCGGCGTGGATGCACAGCTCGCCGACCCGCTGCGCCGAGATGCCCTCCCCGTCGTGGACGTGCTGCAGCTGCGCGTAGGGGCGGACGCCGGCGCTCTCGGTCCCGTCGAACCCGGCCACGGCGTGCGTCCCGTCGCAGAACGGCTTGGACCCCGACCGGCCGCAGCGGCACAGCGCGTACACGTCCTCGGTGGGCAGGTCCTCGCCGGTCTGCCAGGTCAGCGCGGCGCCCTCGGCCGAGACGATCTTGCGCTTGCGGCGCAGCGGGATCCCGCCGTACACGACGTAGGGGCCGTCGCGGAGCACGACGACGCGCCGCTCCTCCCCCCTGCTCCAGCCGCGCGCCTCCTTCGGCACGTACTCGAAGGTCGGGCCGGCGGTCGCGCCGTTCTCGTCCGGCATGCTCATCAGGGCCTCGGCCTGCGCCTTCAGCGCGTACATGGTGCCGATCGCGACCGGGAGCATCCCCGGACTGCCATCGAACGCCAGTTCGAGCAGGTGCAGGATGCCGCAGTAGGTGCCGTTGAACTCCTCCTGCGCGGCGCGGATCTCGCTGCCCGGCGGATGGTCGGCCAGCCGCGGGTTGCGCCGCATCGGCCGGACGCCGCCGAAGTCCACGCCGACCGGTTCGCCGGTCGGCCCCGACTCGGGGGTGTCGCCGCGCCGGTAGCGCCGGCCCGCCTTCAGCTCCTGGAAGCGGTAGTAGTGGGCGACCTCGTCCCGCTCGGGGTGGAAGACGTCCCGGTCGCCGTCCCAGACCTCGCCGCGCGCGGTGCCCTCGCCCTGCTCGACGATCTCCTCCAGCGCGGCCAGCGCCGAGGTCAGGTCGGTGACCGCGAACAGCCGCCCGGCGCTGTTGCGGAAGTGGGCGGCCGTCACCTGGCGGGCCGGGTCGCCGGTGAACACCGCGTCCTCGCCGAGCCGGTCGCACAGCCCGCGCAGCCCCTCCTCGACCGCGTCGTAGAACTGCCCGATCGTCTCGTAGGCGTCGTCCTCCGGCGGCGCGCCGGGCGGCGCGGGCCGCTCGATCCGCAGGAACGCCTCGAGCGCCTCCGGGCCGAACGGCACCAGGGACAGCTCCAGGGAGCGGTCGCCGTGCGGCAGCGGCCGGGGGTGCGGCGGGAGCATCTCCGGGACGTCCAGCCGGGGCCGGCCGCCGACCGCGTTGAGCAGGTTCGCCGCGAGCGCCAGATGGAGCATCTCCTCGGCGAACACGCTCGCCACCACCTGGACGGCCTCGGGGTTGCGCTCCGGGTCGAGGGAGTACAGCGCGCACAGGTACGGCGGCAGGGTCGCGTGCTCCAGCTCGATCGCCCACTGCAGGTGCTCGCGGAGGCCCTCCAGCGTCGCGATCCGCGCGGGGCGGGCGGTCATCCGGCTCATGCGTCGCCTTCCAGCTTCTCCACGGCGCCGAGGAGGTTGCGCAGGCCGACCTCGTCGCGCTCGGCGTCGGTCGGGTCGAACAGCCAGTCGCCGACCGGTTCGGCGGCG
It encodes:
- a CDS encoding ferritin-like domain-containing protein, yielding MSRMTARPARIATLEGLREHLQWAIELEHATLPPYLCALYSLDPERNPEAVQVVASVFAEEMLHLALAANLLNAVGGRPRLDVPEMLPPHPRPLPHGDRSLELSLVPFGPEALEAFLRIERPAPPGAPPEDDAYETIGQFYDAVEEGLRGLCDRLGEDAVFTGDPARQVTAAHFRNSAGRLFAVTDLTSALAALEEIVEQGEGTARGEVWDGDRDVFHPERDEVAHYYRFQELKAGRRYRRGDTPESGPTGEPVGVDFGGVRPMRRNPRLADHPPGSEIRAAQEEFNGTYCGILHLLELAFDGSPGMLPVAIGTMYALKAQAEALMSMPDENGATAGPTFEYVPKEARGWSRGEERRVVVLRDGPYVVYGGIPLRRKRKIVSAEGAALTWQTGEDLPTEDVYALCRCGRSGSKPFCDGTHAVAGFDGTESAGVRPYAQLQHVHDGEGISAQRVGELCIHAAFCIGRTRPIAEMLADTADSDVRAEIMGRIDHCPSGSYSYALRRGGETIEADLPQAVSVLAEEDGLASALWVTGRVPVVRSDGLPLETRNRMTLCRCGHSENKPLCDGTHREIGFRDENAP